The Kribbella shirazensis genomic interval GACGGTACCGGCCCGATCGGCATGGACACCGCGCAGGAGGTCGCCGCCAGCGCCCCGACCGTCACCGCCACACAACAGTCCCGCCCCGCGCCACCCACGTCCTCCGCGTCGAAGTCGATCTTCAACAGCGAACGCGGCAACTGGACCGACGACGAGTAGACCGGGCCCGGCCGCGGACAGGGGCTGGGGACAGGGGCTGGGGACCTCGGACATCTGGTCAGGTGTTCACGGTCCCCGTTGGCTGTCCTGAGTTGTCGCGGAACAGGGCTCGGCGGCGTTCGCGGTGTGCGCGTTCGGGGTGTTGGGGTGGGGCAGTGGCCAGCGCCTCGTCCAGTTCGCTGACAGCTTCCGGGTAGCGGTGTTGGCGGGCCAGGAGTTCGGCGCGGACGGCGTGCCAGCGGGAGTTGCGGGGGATCGGCTCGAGGAGTGCGAGAGCGGCGTCGGCCTCGCCGGTTTCGGCGATCGCCACGACGCGGGCCAGCTCGGCCGCGGGACTGGGCGATACGTCGACCAGCAGGTCGTACAGCCGGACGATCTCGCGCCAGTCGGTCGCGGTGTAGCTGGGGACGCGCGCATGCTCGGCCGCGATCGCGGCCTGGAGCTGGTACGCGTCGGCCTGCCGGGCGGACCGCTCCAGTGAGTCGTTGAGCAGCGCGACGCCACGAGCGATGAGTTCCTGATTCCACAACGAGCGGTCCTGCCGATCGAGCGTCACCACCTCGCCGGAATCGTCAAGACGAGCCGCCTGCCGGGCTTCCGTGAGGAGCAGGAGCGCCAGGACAGCTGTCGGCGTGGGCTGTTCAGGGAGCAGCGAGTGGAGGAGCTCGGCCAGCCGGATCGCCTCCGCGCACAGGTCGACGTCGTACGCCGCCTCGCCCTCGGACGGTGCATGGCCCGCGGTGTAGAGGCTGTGGATGACGGCACAGACCGCGGGCAATCGCTCCGGAAGCTCGGCCTCCGCGGGCACGCGGTACGGGATGCGCGCCGCCGCGATCTTCTGCCGCGCGCGGACGAGCCGCTTGGTCGCCGCGACCTCGGTGGTGAGCAGGACGCCGGCGATCTGCGTGGGCGAGAGCCCGCACAACGTCCGCAGCGCGAGCGCGACCCGCGTCGGCGGCGACAGCGACGGGTGGCAGCAGGTGAAGATCAACCGGAGCAGGTCGTCCTGGACGACATCGTCCGGTTCGAGCCCGCTGGCCGGATCGAGCTCGCGCCGGGAGAGCTCGAGCAGATCCGTGCCGTCACGTTCCTTGGTAGTGCGGGCCCGTTCGCGACGGATGATGTCGATCGCCTTGCGCCGGGCGGTCACGGTGAGCCAGGCGCGCGGCTCGGGCGGTACGCCGGTCACCGGCCAGGCACCGAGCGCCGCCAGAGCCGCCTCCTGGACCGCGTCCTCGGCGAGCTGGACGTCGCCGACCGTCCGGATCAGGGTCGCGAGGATCCGCGTCCCCTCGATCCGGATCGTCTCGGCGACCGCGGCGTACCGCTCGTCCACCCGGGCCTACTTCGCCAGGATCACCGGTCGGACCTCGACCGCGCCGCCCCACGCGGCCGGGATCTCGGCCGCGATCCGCACCGCCTCCTCGAGATCGTCCGCCTCGATCAGGTAGTAACCGGTCAGTGCTTCCTTGGTCTCGGCGTACGGCCCGTCGGTCGTGACCACCGGCCCGCCACGGGCGCCCTCGACCCGGACGACGGTCGCCGTCGAGGTCGGATGCAGCACGGCGCTCGCCTTGACCTGGTCGGCGTACTCCACCCCGAACCGCCGGTACTCGGCCAGCTCGTCGGCCTGCTCGGGCGCCCACCAGTCGACGTCCGCGGTGTAGGTCAGTGCAAGGTACTGCGCCATCGGAGTCCTCCTTCTCGCTGGAACCACTCTGGTCCCTCGGGAGAGGAACGAACAGCCATCCGCCGGCAGGACATCGTCATTGCGTGGCTTCCGAGATTCGTCCGCGGAAGGCCCGTACGGCGTCCGGGTCGCCGACCGTCCGGACCGCGTCGTCGCCGGCCCGTCCCCAGAGCCACAGGTACAGCTGCGCCGGGCCGCCGAAGATCTCCGCCGCGACGTTGCCCTCGGCACCTTGCCGTACGTCGACACTCGTCGCGTCGGCGTGCACGGTCCAGGAACGGCCCGCCTGTCCGGTCGAAGCGGTCAAGCGGACGGCCGCGTCGATCGGATGCGCGGTGTCGCCCTCCTCCCACCACGGACCGCCGAGAGTCGGGTACAGCACCTCGTCGATGCCGTCGAGCGCCAGCTCGGGATCGATCGGGGTGACCATGCCGTGCGCCTGCTCCACGTCGATCCGGTGGATGACGGTCTCGTGCGCCATCCGCCGGTGCCAGAAGCCCGAGGTCGTGTCGCGTGGGTCGAACGTCCACGTCCGCAGGCCGGTCCCGGCCGCGTCCAGGGCGTCGACGATCGCCGCGCGCGCCTCGTCGTACCACTGGAGGGTGTCCTGATCGGAGAAGTCCGGCGGCCACGGGTCGGGACGGGCACCGAGCCGGAGCACCTCGACCTTGTGGACGTACACCTGCGCCACGTGCCGCATCACGTCGTCCACAGTCCACCCCGGGCAACTGGGCACGGGCGCGTCGAGTCCGCTCCGCGCCACCTCGCCCAACCGGGCACTCTCGGACCGCAGGTGCTCCAGGAAACTCATGCACGCACCCTTCCAGAGGCGGCCGACAGTTTCAGATGCTCCGCGACTTCAGCGCGGCCTCCCAGTCCTCGGTCTCGGAGTGACTGATCTCGACCACCCGCTCGGCCAGCAACCTCACCGGCTCGTCGGCCCTGGCGTAACGGCCGGCCTTCTGCGCGTACAGCCAGGCCTCGTTACGCAACTGCTGGGCCGTCCGGGTGTACGTCGGATACGTGTCCTTGAACCCGTACAACGTCCGGACCCCCTCGGCCAGTGCGATCACGCCGCCGAGCGCGGGGGCCAGCCAGATGGGTGCCTCGATGGCGACCGAGATCGCGATCACCAGGGCGGCCAGCAGTTGCACGGTGCCGAGGGCGCGGTACCAGATGCGGGCGCGCCGGGCGTGCGTGGCGTACCAGCGGAAGCGGATGCCGATCAGCTGCTCGGCCGGCGTGTCGGTCCCCAGCGCGGGGAAGTCCGAATCTCTGAGTCTCGACATGGTGCGAACAGTGTGAGGCTAAGGTTCCGCACATGGCCAGGAAAAGGGCTCTGCCGTTCGATCCGATCGACGAGGCGTCGCGGCAGTGGGGACGGCGCTGGGGTGCGGTCGAGCAGATGCGGGCCGTCACGTCGCTGATGCGCGCGCAGCAGATCGTGATCAACGAGCTGGACGAGATTCTCCGCAAGCACGGGCTGACGTTCGCCCGGTTCGAGGCGCTGGTGCTGCTCACGTTCTCGCGGCGCGGGTCGCTGCCGCTCGGGAAGATGGGGGAGCGCCTCCAGGTGCATCCGACGTCGGTGACGTCGATCGTCCGCCGCCTGGAGGCAGCGGGCCTGGTGACCAGGACCCCGCACCCGGACGACGGGCGCGCGGTCCTGTGCGAGATCACCCCCGAGGGCCGTGACCTGGTCGAACGCGCCACCGCCGACCTGGTCGCCGCCGACTTCGCCCTGTCCGGCCTGGCCGACGACCAGCTCAAGATGCTCTGGTCCGTCCTCGAGCCCCTCCGCCGCAACGCCGGCGACTTCACCTGACGGACTCGGACGCCCAGGCCATCACAATCCGCCCGCGACCAGCTGGCCCCGCGGCGGACGGCCGCCGGCCACCGATTGTGATGGCCTGGCGGTCTTCGTCACGTTGGAAATAGTTGGACGTCCTAGTATTTTGGGACCAGTCCCTAGGGAGGTCTGACTGATGGATGCCGAGCAGATCGCGGCCGGGCGGAACCGGTGGCAGCAGCGGTACGACGCCGCGCGCAAGCGGGAGGCGGACTTCACCACGCTCTCCGGGACCGAGCTGGCGCCCGTGTACGGGCCGCCCGAGGGCGTCGACGACCCGCGGATGGAGCGGATCGGCTGGCCGGGCGAGTTCCCGTTCACCCGCGGGCTGTACGCGACCGGGTACCGCGGCCGGACCTGGACGATCCGCCAGTTCGCCGGTTTCGGCAACGCCGAGCAGACCAACGAGCGCTACAAGATGATCCTGAACGGTGGTGGCGGCGGTCTGTCGGTCGCGTTCGACATGCCGACCCTCATGGGCCGCGACTCCGACGACCCGAAGTCGCTCGGCGAGGTCGGCCACTGCGGCGTCGCGATCGACTCCGCGACCGACATGGACCGGTTGTTCAAGGACATCCCGCTCCAGGACGTCACCACGTCGATGACGATCTCCGGCCCCGCCGTCCCGGCCTTCTGCATGTACCTGGTCGCCGCCGAGCGCCAGGGCGCCGACATCTCCCGGCTGAACGGGACGCTGCAGACCGACATCTTCAAGGAGTACATCGCGCAGAAGGAGTGGCTGTTCCCGCCGGAGCCGCACCTGCGCCTGATCGGCGACCTGATGGAGTACTGCGCGACCACGATCCCGGATTACAAGCCGCTGAGCGTCTCCGGCTACCACATCCGCGAGGCCGGCTCGACCGCCGCGCAGGAGCTCGCCTACACGCTCGCCGACGGGTTCGGGTACGTCGAACTGGGTCTGAGCCGCGGCCTCGACGTCGACGTGTTCGCGCCCGGCCTGTCGTTCTTCTTCGACAGCCACCTGGACTTCTTCGAGGAGATCGCGAAGTTCCGGGCGGCCCGCCGGATCTGGGCGCGCTGGCTGCGCGACGTGTACGGCGCGAAGACCGAGAAGGCGCAGTGGCTGCGGTTCCACACCCAGACCGCGGGCGTGTCGCTGACCGCGCAGCAGCCGTACAACAACGTCGTACGGACCGCCGTCGAGGCGCTGGCCGCGATCCTCGGCGGGACGAATTCGCTGCACACCAACGCGCTCGACGAGACGCTCGCGCTGCCGACCGAGGAGTCGGCCGAGATCGCGCTGCGCACGCAGTCGGTGCTGATGGAGGAGGTCGGCGTCACCAACGTCGCGGATCCGCTCGGCGGTTCCTGGTACGTCGAGGCGCTGACCGACGAGATCGAGGCCGAGGCGGAGGCGATCTTCGCGCGGATCCGGGAGATGAGCCCGGACGAGTCGATGACCGGCGGCATCCTGCGTGGGATCGAGGACGGCTGGTTCATGGCCGAGATCGCCGACGCCGCGTTCGAGTACCAGCAGAAGCTCGAGAAGGGCGAGAAGAAGATCGTCGGCGTGAACACGCTGACCGACACCGTGTCGGGCGAGCTGGAGATCCTCCGGGTCTCGCACGAGGTGGAGGTCGAGCAGTGCCGGGTGCTGGCGGAGCGCAAGGCGCACCGTGACGAGGACCGGGTACGGCGTACGCTGTCGGCTCTGGTGGAGGCGGCCAGGGGCACTGGCAACCTGATCGAGCCCATGCTGGAGGCAGTGCGTGCGGAGGCCACGATGGGGGAAATCTGTCACGTTCTTCGGGAACAGTGGGGAGAGTACCGAGAGCCCGCCCGATTCTGAGTCGCCGTCGGGCGTCCGGTCGGCGGCGAAGGCGGCCGACGGACGCCCGGTCGTGGTCTGCGGTTCGGACCGCACGATGCTCCGGGTGGTCACCGAGCTGGTGAGTTCGGGCGAGCGGGTGACCGCGATCGTCAACCCCGCCTCGCGGCACTACGACCGGATCGGCGAGCTGGGCGCGACCGTGATGGGCGCCCGGGTGATCAGCGAGTCGTTGCTGCGGCGAGCAGGTGTCGACGCCGACGACGACGGTACGCCGTCCACGGCCCGCGCGCTCGTACTGCTCGACACCGACGACGTCCACAACGTGCACACCGCACTGACCGCGCGCGAGATGGATCCGGACCTGCGGATCATCGTGCAGATGGTGAACCCGCGGTTGGGCAAGCAGCTGAACAGCCTGCTCGGCGACTGCGTGGTGATCAACGGGCCGTCGCTGGCCGCGCCCGCGTTCGTGTCGGACGCGCTGGAGGACGACGAGCTGACCTGGATGGAGCTCGGCGGCCAGATGGTGGTCGTCGGTCAGGCCGACCTGATCCGCGAGCCGCACCTGACCGTGCTCGCGGACACCACCTCGTCCGCGACGCCGCAGTTGCTGCCGGCATCGAGCGCCGACCCGGAGGGCGACATCGTGCTGGGGACCGGCGTACGGTCGATCTGGCGCAGTCGCGACGTCCGCCCGGCCGGCTGGGTGATGGCCGTCCGCGACGTCTTCGACAGCCGGGTCCGCAAGATCGCCGCGGTGATGGCCCTCCTGGTCGCGGCCGGTACGGCGGTCATCCACTTCGTGGGCGGCGTCGACTGGTGGCGGGCGATCTACCTCGCGGCCGGTGCGGTGACGTCCGCGGGCATCGAGGACGACGCGTTCTCCGAGGCGGATCCGTGGGTGAAGGTCGCGGCGGTGATGGTGCAGCTGACCGGCATCGTGCTGATGGCGCTGCTGACCGCGGTCGTGGTCGACTCGCTGATCGGGGCGCGGCTGTCGCGGATCATCGGCGGTGTGCGGGGGCGGCCGCGTAACCATGTGGTGGTGTGCGGTCTCGGTACGGTCGGCGCGCGGGTGCTGGAGATCCTCACCGAGCGGGGCGTCGCGGTGGTCGGCGTCGACCAGGACGAGGACGCGCCCGGCGTGCAGGTCGCGCACCGGCTGAAGATCCCGGTCGTGATCGGGGACAGCAGCAACGAGGAGACGCTGCGGTCGGCCGGTGTGCAGCGCTGCCAGTCGATGCTCGCGATCACCGACGGGGACATCACCAACCTGGAATCGGCGATGGTGGCCCAGGACCTGAACCCGGACGCGCGGATCACGATGCGGATGTTCGACCACGACCTCGCGCAGCGGGTCGAGCGCCAGTTGGGTCTCGGTCACAGCCGCTCGGTGTCGATGCTGGTGGCGCCGGCCGTCGCGGCCGCGGTCGCGAACCAGCGCAAGCAGGTGATCGTGCCGGCCGGACGCCGGGTGCTGCTGCTGACCGAGGTGATCGTCGAGGCGGACTCGATCGCCGACGGCCGGCGACTGGGCGAGCTGAACGAGGCCGAGGGCCTGCGGGTGCTCGCGCGGCAGGATCTGAACGGTCCCTGGGAGTGGCGTCCGGCGGCCGGGCGGCCGGTCCGTGCGGGGGACCGGCTGGCGGTCGCGGGAACCCGGGCCGGCCTGGCGCGGCTGCTGATGGTGACCCGGCCGCAGCGCAAGTCGGCGGCGTCGTAGAGGATGGACCTGTGAACGTAGAGTTTGTCTCCCGTGCGCACGGAATGCGAGGACAGTGGTGAGCCAGTCCAACTTCTCCCGTCCCGGGGCGATCGACCTGTCGTCCCTGCGCAAGCCAGCGGGTGCGCCCGGCGCTCCCGCTGCCCCTGGCGGAGGCGCGCCAGGCGGCGGTGCTTCTGCCGGTGCGGGCCCCGCGGGGTCGTACGTGCTGAACGTGAGCGAGCCGACGTTCCAGAGCGACGTCATCGAGCGGTCCCTGCAGGTCCCGGTGGTGGTCGAGTTCTGGTCGCCGCGCTCGCAGGGGTCGATCGCGCTGGGACCGGTGCTCGCGCAGCTGTCCACGGAGTACGCCGGGAAGTTCGTGCTGGCCCGGATCGACATCGACGCGAACCCGCAGCTGGCCCAGGCGGTCGGCGTGCAGACGGTCCCGCTGGTGATCGCAGTACTGCGTGGGCAGGTCGTCCCGCTCTTCCAGGGCGCGCTCGGTGAGCCGGAGGCGCGGCAGTACCTCGACCAGCTCATGACCGTGGCGGTCGCGAACGGCATCACCGGGCGCGCGGAGCCGGTCGGCGCCGCGGCCGAGCCGGTCGAGGAAGAGGCGCCGAACCCGCGGTACGAGAAGGCCGAGAACGCTGTCGGCGCGGGCGATCTGGACGGCGCGATCGCGGCGTACGAGGAGCTGCTGAAGGAAACGCCGAACGACGCCGAGGCGAAGTCGGGGCTGGCGCGGGTGCAGTTGGTGAAGCGCACGCAGGACGTGCCGGCCGACGTACGGACCCGGGCCGCCGACAACCCGACGGACGTCGAGGCGCAGATGCTGGTGGCCGACGTGGATCTGATGGGCGGGCACGTCGACGACGCGTTCGCGCGGCTGATCTCGACGGTCCAGGCGACGGCCGGCGACGAGCGGGACGCCGTCCGGGTGCATCTGCTGGAGCTGTTCGACGTGGTCGGCGCGGACGACGAGCGGGTGGTCAAGGCGCGGCGGCGGCTGATGGCGGCCCTGTTCTGAGCTGACAGGACGAAAACGCGCTGGCCGGTTCCGGACAGTGTGAATTCTTGTAATCGATGCTGACGTGCTCTGAGAATTCTTCACATGAGCGCTGCCGAGTCGCCGTCGCCGAGTCTCGAGACGCGGATCCACGGGCTGTTGCCGGCCTTGAGCCCGGCGCAGTCGCGGATCGCGACCGAAGTACTGCGGGACCCGGCGGCGGTGGCCTCGTCGACGATCGGCCAGTTGGCGGCTCGCTGCGGTACGTCGTTGCCGAGCGTCACGCGGTTCTGCCTCGCGCTCGGCCTGTCCGGGTACGCCGAGCTGCGCCTGGCGCTCGCCGCTGAGAGTGGCCGGACCAGCCCGAGCTGGGAGCGCGGGACCGGGTCCGAGGTCGGTCCGGACGACTCGCTGGACGACGTACTCCGGACATTGCTGCGCGCCGACACGCGCGCCCTCGAGGACACCGTCGCGGCGCTCGACGTCGACGCGCTCGGGCGGGCCGCCCAGGCGATCTCGGACGCGCGGCGGATCGACCTGTACGCCGTGGCGGGGTCGGCTGCCGTCGCCGAGGATCTGCGGTTGCGGCTGCACCGGATCGGGCGGGGCGCCAGTACCTGGAGCGACGTCCACACGGCGCTGGCCAGCTCCGCGCTGCTCGGAACCGGGGACGTCGCGGTCGGGATCTCGCACAGCGGCGAGACGATCGAGGTCCTGGAGCCGCTGACCCGCGCCGGCCGGCAGGGTGCGACAACTGTTGCCATCACCAACTATCCGCGGTCGCCGCTGGCCCGGGCGGCGGACATCGTGCTGGTCACCGCGGCCCGCGACGTGACGTTCCGGACCGGGGGACTGGCCGGGCGGCACGCCCAGATGCTCGTCCTCGACGCCCTCTACCTGGGCGTCGCGCAACGCGACTACCCGCTGGCCGAGCAGGCTTTCGACGCCACCGCCGACGCGGTCGCGGACCATCGGCAGCGGTCCTGACTCCTACTCACCACTCCGTTCGACCGCCTTCCGAAGGAGAGCCATGCAGAGTCCGCACCAGATCCTCGGCCCGTCCCGCCGCAGTCTGCTACTCGGCGCCGGCGCCACCGCCCTGACCGCTGCCGCCACCACGGCCGGCACAACGACCGCCTCCGCGGCGACCGCATCCGCCGTACCGGCTGATCTCGCCGTGCCGTCGCCGGACACGCTGCCGCTGACCGGCGGGCCCGACTTCCCGATCGGGTTGTTCTGGCCGCCGCATCCGTACGCGAGTACGGCGACGCGGTTCGCCGAGATCAAGAACGCCGGATTCGACTTCGTCATCTCCGGCAACTACGCCGGTGACGGCAACATCTTCCAGTACCAGCTCGGCCTGGCCCGCGACGCCGGCCTGAAGATGCTGATCTCGGACGACATCCAGATCCGCAACATGGCGCGCTGGTTCTCGATCTCCGACACCACGACCGACTTCCTCAGCGTCACACCGGCCGAGGCCCGCGAGCTCTACACCCGCGCGCGGAACGCCTACGGCCCGTTCTCGTCCCTGGCCGGCTTCAACTTCTACGACGAACCCGGCGCGGGCTGGTTCCCGACGCTGGCGAAGGCGCTCGCGATCTCACGTGAGCTGGCGCCGCAGTTGCTCCCGTACATCAACCTGTTCCCGTCCGACGACCCGGCGTACTACCGCAGCTTCGTGGACGTGGTGAAACCGTCGCTGATCTCGTTCGACCGGTACCCGCTGTTGTCGGAGGGCCGCGAGGACGCGAACTACTTCCACAACTGGGCGATCGTCCGCGACGCCGCGCTGCACGGCGACATCCCGTCGTGGGTGTTCATCCAGACGCTTGCCTACCACAACCATCGGGTACCGACCGCGGCCGAGCTGCTCTGGCAGGTCAACATCAGCCTCGCGTACGGCGCGAAGGGCATCCAGTACTTCACGTACTGGACACCGGAGGCCGCCCGCGGCGAAGGCTTCGGCCCCGCACTGATCACGGTCGACGGCGAGCGCACGTCGCGGTACTACGCCGCGAAGGAGATCAACACCACCTGGCTCCACCAGGTCGGCCGCGAACTCAAGCCGCTGGTGTCGGAGACCGTCCAGCACGTCAACGAAACTCCACTACCGAACGGCACCGTCGGCTTCACGCCGACGAACCTCGTGTCGGCCGTCGCCGGCAGCCCCGTCGTGATCGGAACCTTCCGCGCCCGCGACACCACGTCAACCGATCGCTGGCTGCTCGTGGCCAACCG includes:
- a CDS encoding MarR family winged helix-turn-helix transcriptional regulator; protein product: MARKRALPFDPIDEASRQWGRRWGAVEQMRAVTSLMRAQQIVINELDEILRKHGLTFARFEALVLLTFSRRGSLPLGKMGERLQVHPTSVTSIVRRLEAAGLVTRTPHPDDGRAVLCEITPEGRDLVERATADLVAADFALSGLADDQLKMLWSVLEPLRRNAGDFT
- a CDS encoding MurR/RpiR family transcriptional regulator, whose protein sequence is MSAAESPSPSLETRIHGLLPALSPAQSRIATEVLRDPAAVASSTIGQLAARCGTSLPSVTRFCLALGLSGYAELRLALAAESGRTSPSWERGTGSEVGPDDSLDDVLRTLLRADTRALEDTVAALDVDALGRAAQAISDARRIDLYAVAGSAAVAEDLRLRLHRIGRGASTWSDVHTALASSALLGTGDVAVGISHSGETIEVLEPLTRAGRQGATTVAITNYPRSPLARAADIVLVTAARDVTFRTGGLAGRHAQMLVLDALYLGVAQRDYPLAEQAFDATADAVADHRQRS
- a CDS encoding DUF4231 domain-containing protein → MSRLRDSDFPALGTDTPAEQLIGIRFRWYATHARRARIWYRALGTVQLLAALVIAISVAIEAPIWLAPALGGVIALAEGVRTLYGFKDTYPTYTRTAQQLRNEAWLYAQKAGRYARADEPVRLLAERVVEISHSETEDWEAALKSRSI
- a CDS encoding maleylpyruvate isomerase family mycothiol-dependent enzyme, translated to MSFLEHLRSESARLGEVARSGLDAPVPSCPGWTVDDVMRHVAQVYVHKVEVLRLGARPDPWPPDFSDQDTLQWYDEARAAIVDALDAAGTGLRTWTFDPRDTTSGFWHRRMAHETVIHRIDVEQAHGMVTPIDPELALDGIDEVLYPTLGGPWWEEGDTAHPIDAAVRLTASTGQAGRSWTVHADATSVDVRQGAEGNVAAEIFGGPAQLYLWLWGRAGDDAVRTVGDPDAVRAFRGRISEATQ
- a CDS encoding tetratricopeptide repeat protein — its product is MSQSNFSRPGAIDLSSLRKPAGAPGAPAAPGGGAPGGGASAGAGPAGSYVLNVSEPTFQSDVIERSLQVPVVVEFWSPRSQGSIALGPVLAQLSTEYAGKFVLARIDIDANPQLAQAVGVQTVPLVIAVLRGQVVPLFQGALGEPEARQYLDQLMTVAVANGITGRAEPVGAAAEPVEEEAPNPRYEKAENAVGAGDLDGAIAAYEELLKETPNDAEAKSGLARVQLVKRTQDVPADVRTRAADNPTDVEAQMLVADVDLMGGHVDDAFARLISTVQATAGDERDAVRVHLLELFDVVGADDERVVKARRRLMAALF
- a CDS encoding sigma-70 family RNA polymerase sigma factor yields the protein MDERYAAVAETIRIEGTRILATLIRTVGDVQLAEDAVQEAALAALGAWPVTGVPPEPRAWLTVTARRKAIDIIRRERARTTKERDGTDLLELSRRELDPASGLEPDDVVQDDLLRLIFTCCHPSLSPPTRVALALRTLCGLSPTQIAGVLLTTEVAATKRLVRARQKIAAARIPYRVPAEAELPERLPAVCAVIHSLYTAGHAPSEGEAAYDVDLCAEAIRLAELLHSLLPEQPTPTAVLALLLLTEARQAARLDDSGEVVTLDRQDRSLWNQELIARGVALLNDSLERSARQADAYQLQAAIAAEHARVPSYTATDWREIVRLYDLLVDVSPSPAAELARVVAIAETGEADAALALLEPIPRNSRWHAVRAELLARQHRYPEAVSELDEALATAPPQHPERAHRERRRALFRDNSGQPTGTVNT
- a CDS encoding acyl-CoA mutase large subunit family protein, which gives rise to MDAEQIAAGRNRWQQRYDAARKREADFTTLSGTELAPVYGPPEGVDDPRMERIGWPGEFPFTRGLYATGYRGRTWTIRQFAGFGNAEQTNERYKMILNGGGGGLSVAFDMPTLMGRDSDDPKSLGEVGHCGVAIDSATDMDRLFKDIPLQDVTTSMTISGPAVPAFCMYLVAAERQGADISRLNGTLQTDIFKEYIAQKEWLFPPEPHLRLIGDLMEYCATTIPDYKPLSVSGYHIREAGSTAAQELAYTLADGFGYVELGLSRGLDVDVFAPGLSFFFDSHLDFFEEIAKFRAARRIWARWLRDVYGAKTEKAQWLRFHTQTAGVSLTAQQPYNNVVRTAVEALAAILGGTNSLHTNALDETLALPTEESAEIALRTQSVLMEEVGVTNVADPLGGSWYVEALTDEIEAEAEAIFARIREMSPDESMTGGILRGIEDGWFMAEIADAAFEYQQKLEKGEKKIVGVNTLTDTVSGELEILRVSHEVEVEQCRVLAERKAHRDEDRVRRTLSALVEAARGTGNLIEPMLEAVRAEATMGEICHVLREQWGEYREPARF
- a CDS encoding NAD-binding protein, yielding MRRPRWGKSVTFFGNSGESTESPPDSESPSGVRSAAKAADGRPVVVCGSDRTMLRVVTELVSSGERVTAIVNPASRHYDRIGELGATVMGARVISESLLRRAGVDADDDGTPSTARALVLLDTDDVHNVHTALTAREMDPDLRIIVQMVNPRLGKQLNSLLGDCVVINGPSLAAPAFVSDALEDDELTWMELGGQMVVVGQADLIREPHLTVLADTTSSATPQLLPASSADPEGDIVLGTGVRSIWRSRDVRPAGWVMAVRDVFDSRVRKIAAVMALLVAAGTAVIHFVGGVDWWRAIYLAAGAVTSAGIEDDAFSEADPWVKVAAVMVQLTGIVLMALLTAVVVDSLIGARLSRIIGGVRGRPRNHVVVCGLGTVGARVLEILTERGVAVVGVDQDEDAPGVQVAHRLKIPVVIGDSSNEETLRSAGVQRCQSMLAITDGDITNLESAMVAQDLNPDARITMRMFDHDLAQRVERQLGLGHSRSVSMLVAPAVAAAVANQRKQVIVPAGRRVLLLTEVIVEADSIADGRRLGELNEAEGLRVLARQDLNGPWEWRPAAGRPVRAGDRLAVAGTRAGLARLLMVTRPQRKSAAS
- a CDS encoding YciI family protein encodes the protein MAQYLALTYTADVDWWAPEQADELAEYRRFGVEYADQVKASAVLHPTSTATVVRVEGARGGPVVTTDGPYAETKEALTGYYLIEADDLEEAVRIAAEIPAAWGGAVEVRPVILAK